The following proteins are co-located in the Rhodococcus opacus B4 genome:
- a CDS encoding class I SAM-dependent RNA methyltransferase: MSENWSGRDLELQLGNPGHGGFVVARHEGRVVFVRHGLPGERVVARITEDRGGSYCRADAIEILDGSPERVAPVCPVSGPGGAGCCDFSHASLHLQRDMKSQVVSEQLLRLARLERNVAVEELPGTGDGTGWRTRVRLAVDPDGRPGYHRHRSSGIVTDLVCPQIEPAAYDGVGEHDWKPGSEVQIVLDGAGERHVVEIAPPKVSRTGRTSPGRRGAMARRAAGGAPRAERVLVGSGRPVERVRDREWELAATGFWQAHRGAAEAYSAVVTEWAGLSAGDTAWDLYGGVGVFAAALAGRAGHVDSVESARQAVADGKAALADLPQVRFHADRVERAIAGLTSPPRVVVLDPPRAGAGREVVEAVAAAGAERVVHVGCDPASFARDIGLYLGQGYHVDELRAFDAFPLTHHVECIALLTR, encoded by the coding sequence TTGAGTGAGAACTGGTCGGGCCGCGACCTCGAACTGCAGCTGGGAAATCCCGGGCACGGCGGGTTCGTCGTCGCCCGCCACGAGGGCCGGGTGGTCTTCGTCCGGCACGGACTGCCGGGCGAGCGGGTGGTCGCCCGGATCACCGAGGACCGCGGCGGGTCCTACTGCCGGGCCGACGCGATCGAGATCCTCGACGGCTCCCCGGAGCGGGTCGCCCCGGTGTGCCCGGTGTCCGGCCCGGGCGGCGCGGGCTGCTGCGACTTCTCGCACGCGAGCCTGCATCTGCAGCGGGACATGAAGTCGCAGGTCGTGTCGGAGCAACTGCTGCGGCTGGCGCGGTTGGAGCGGAACGTGGCGGTCGAGGAACTGCCCGGCACCGGGGACGGCACCGGCTGGCGCACCCGGGTGCGGCTGGCCGTCGACCCGGACGGCCGTCCCGGCTACCACCGGCATCGCAGTTCCGGGATCGTCACGGACCTCGTGTGCCCGCAGATCGAGCCCGCCGCCTACGACGGTGTGGGCGAACATGATTGGAAGCCCGGCAGCGAGGTGCAGATCGTTCTCGACGGCGCGGGGGAGCGGCACGTGGTCGAGATCGCGCCGCCGAAGGTGTCGCGGACCGGCCGCACGAGTCCCGGGCGGCGGGGTGCCATGGCGCGGCGGGCCGCCGGCGGTGCGCCGCGCGCGGAACGGGTGCTCGTGGGGTCGGGTCGCCCGGTGGAGCGGGTACGCGACCGCGAATGGGAACTCGCGGCCACCGGGTTCTGGCAGGCGCATCGCGGGGCCGCCGAGGCGTACTCGGCGGTGGTCACCGAATGGGCCGGGCTGTCCGCGGGTGACACGGCATGGGACCTGTACGGGGGAGTCGGGGTGTTCGCCGCGGCCCTCGCGGGCCGCGCGGGGCACGTCGATTCCGTGGAGTCCGCGCGCCAGGCCGTGGCGGACGGGAAGGCCGCGCTCGCCGACCTCCCTCAGGTGCGCTTCCACGCCGACCGGGTCGAGCGCGCGATCGCCGGGTTGACCTCCCCGCCACGGGTCGTGGTGCTCGATCCGCCTCGTGCGGGTGCGGGGCGCGAGGTGGTCGAGGCGGTGGCCGCCGCCGGCGCCGAACGGGTGGTGCACGTGGGGTGCGACCCGGCGTCGTTCGCCCGCGACATCGGCCTGTACCTCGGGCAGGGATATCATGTCGACGAGTTGCGCGCGTTCGATGCGTTCCCGCTCACCCACCACGTGGAGTGCATCGCGTTGCTGACGCGCTGA
- a CDS encoding MarR family winged helix-turn-helix transcriptional regulator: MSVQADTAQALVDAVFALGRSLRAVVSATGETPIAPALTSVLFVLAARGECRQNELAADLCVSQSSLSRQISELVDAGYVSRAADPDDKRASRIRVSPSGMDILAETTARRAERLRGMLEDWSQEQALAAVTSLTQLTDTFAASVQQRGPRA; this comes from the coding sequence ATGTCGGTACAGGCAGATACGGCGCAGGCGCTCGTCGATGCGGTGTTCGCGCTCGGGCGGTCGTTGCGGGCGGTCGTCTCCGCGACCGGCGAGACCCCGATCGCGCCCGCACTGACGAGCGTGCTCTTCGTGCTCGCCGCGCGCGGGGAGTGCCGCCAGAACGAACTGGCCGCCGACCTGTGCGTGAGTCAGTCCTCGCTGAGCAGACAGATCTCCGAACTGGTCGACGCGGGATACGTATCCCGCGCCGCCGATCCCGACGACAAGCGGGCCTCCCGGATCCGGGTGTCACCGAGCGGAATGGACATCCTCGCGGAGACGACCGCGCGGCGCGCCGAACGGCTGCGCGGCATGCTCGAGGACTGGTCACAGGAACAGGCACTGGCGGCCGTGACGTCGCTGACTCAGCTCACCGACACGTTCGCCGCCTCGGTGCAGCAGCGCGGCCCCCGGGCCTAG
- a CDS encoding SIMPL domain-containing protein, whose translation MTVPASDPAEHAVTVRGSGVVSAVPDLVRASVTVTATRPAVADAFEAVARSTTAVTETLRGYGASGPVLATTGLSVHSETTWAEGRGSEVTGYTAATTLQVTVRAAGASATSPAQVVAACVGAGGDDIRLGGLEFDFSDPAALTATARERAWSDAHAKAEQYASLSGRELGEVLDIAEVDVGDVSPRPVAKAFAAADSAIAVERGEKPTRVDVRVRWRLV comes from the coding sequence GTGACGGTGCCGGCGTCCGATCCCGCCGAGCATGCGGTGACGGTGCGCGGCTCCGGAGTCGTCTCCGCGGTTCCGGATCTCGTCCGCGCCTCCGTCACCGTGACGGCGACGCGTCCCGCGGTGGCCGATGCGTTCGAGGCGGTCGCCCGGTCCACCACTGCCGTCACCGAGACCCTGCGTGGGTACGGCGCCTCGGGCCCCGTCCTCGCGACCACCGGGCTGTCCGTGCACTCCGAGACCACGTGGGCCGAGGGCCGGGGCAGCGAGGTGACGGGCTACACCGCGGCGACGACGCTGCAGGTCACCGTCCGGGCGGCGGGGGCGTCCGCAACGTCGCCGGCGCAGGTGGTGGCCGCCTGTGTGGGCGCGGGTGGTGACGACATCCGTCTCGGCGGACTCGAATTCGACTTCTCCGATCCGGCCGCGCTGACGGCGACCGCGCGGGAACGGGCATGGTCCGATGCCCACGCCAAGGCGGAGCAGTACGCGTCGCTGTCGGGACGCGAGCTGGGTGAGGTGCTCGACATCGCGGAGGTCGACGTCGGTGACGTATCCCCGCGACCGGTCGCGAAGGCGTTCGCGGCGGCCGATTCCGCGATCGCCGTCGAACGCGGCGAGAAACCGACGCGGGTGGACGTACGCGTGCGGTGGCGGCTGGTCTAG
- a CDS encoding ABC transporter permease, with amino-acid sequence MTSTTDRTADTRTAVADVLKMPGPRPARPTAWSTSLSFGWRALLKIKHVPEQLFDVTMFPIMFTLMFTYLFGGALAGSTSAYVQFLLPGILVQTVVMITMYTGLTLNKDIEKGVFDRFRSLPIWRPSPLVGALLGDVVRYTIASIIVLILGLVLGFRPDGGLVGVVASIGLLLLFSFSLSWIWTMFAMLMRTEQAVMGVSMFILFPLTFASNIFVDPATMPGWLQAFVGVNPISKLVTSIRGLMAGTVEMADLAVVFGWCAGFVVIFGPLTMRLYNRKS; translated from the coding sequence ATGACCTCCACCACCGACCGGACCGCCGACACCAGAACCGCTGTCGCCGACGTCCTGAAGATGCCCGGCCCGAGGCCCGCGCGGCCCACCGCGTGGTCCACGTCGCTGTCGTTCGGCTGGCGGGCCCTGCTCAAGATCAAGCACGTCCCCGAGCAGCTGTTCGACGTGACGATGTTCCCGATCATGTTCACGTTGATGTTCACGTATCTGTTCGGGGGTGCGCTGGCCGGATCGACCAGCGCGTACGTGCAGTTCCTGCTGCCGGGCATCCTCGTGCAGACGGTCGTCATGATCACCATGTACACCGGTCTGACGCTCAACAAGGACATCGAGAAGGGTGTCTTCGACCGGTTCCGGTCGCTCCCGATCTGGCGTCCCTCGCCTCTCGTCGGTGCGCTGCTCGGCGACGTCGTCCGCTACACGATCGCCTCGATCATCGTCCTGATCCTCGGGCTGGTTCTGGGGTTCCGCCCGGACGGCGGGCTCGTCGGCGTGGTGGCCTCGATCGGACTGCTGCTGTTGTTCTCGTTCAGCCTGTCGTGGATCTGGACGATGTTCGCGATGCTCATGCGCACCGAACAGGCGGTGATGGGGGTGTCGATGTTCATCCTGTTCCCACTGACGTTCGCCAGCAACATCTTCGTCGACCCGGCGACCATGCCGGGCTGGCTCCAGGCGTTCGTCGGCGTCAACCCGATCAGCAAGCTGGTGACGTCCATTCGCGGGCTGATGGCCGGGACGGTGGAGATGGCGGATCTCGCCGTCGTGTTCGGGTGGTGTGCCGGGTTCGTCGTGATCTTCGGACCGCTGACCATGCGCCTGTACAACCGTAAGTCGTGA